aatggtgTATTATTGTATTTTCTTCAAGTTCCTTGAAGTGTGCAAACATACATTGTTTACCCTGATTCTGATAATGTGATAACGATGAAGCATGTCGCACTGTGTGACCCAATTGTTCCTTGTTTTTTCCACAGCTGTCAAAAACCAACTTCTCCAACAACAATGATTTCCGCTCATTTCTTCAGTCCCTGTGCGCCACCTTCAAGGAGTTCAAGATGCACGAACAAATCGAGAACAAGTACATCATCGACCTGTTGCAGCAGCGCTGCTGCACCGTGTACAACGTGCACTCCGACAACAAGCTCTCAGAGATGTTGTCCCTCTTCGAAAAGGGGTTGCACAACGTCAAGGTGAATATGGCTATATACCTAGATTTTACTGAAAGGGAAAAGCACTCGTGTTCTGCAGAGCTCAGCTGGTAGTTGATGCTCAATAGTCTCTAACAATCAACCGCATCAGGGttggtgttgtttttaaatatacaatttaaatgtaaacatcTATCTTTTTAAGAAGTAGttggcacatttttattttccatcattATAGAACCAACCATAAGAAAGTCATTGTCAAAATGATGAGACCTTATAAACCTGAGATTTCAAGTATTAGAAGTTCTGAAGCATAAAGAAGTGGGCtgaattgtaaaataaaagcagCTTTGTTTTGTGATCTGATaacaagagaaaagggaaaaccaAAAATGGGACTTTCCAGAATTATGCAATCGTCTAAATCCTACATTCTGCTCTGTCCCGTCTGTTTTGGAACAACGGAGAAGACCTCTTTTAGACCCCTCCTCAGTTTGCAGGATATTAGAATCTGAAAAGGTTTTATGAACATCTAGTTATGAAAATATTATACAGGTGAATTGATCGTTTCTATGTTTTTGTCAGAGTGAATACGAGCAGCTTAACTACGCCCGGCAGCTGAAGGAGCGACTAGAAGCTTTCACACAGGACTTTCTGCCCCAcatgaaagaggaagaagaggtatATTCCTTATTATTGATAATGTAAATTTATTATTCTATCGAATGTGTTCCTAAACAAcaacggaaaaaaacaaacagtcaaGCCGTTGACTGAGGAGTTCTGTTGCAGGTGTTTCAGCCGATGCTCATGCAGCACTTCACCTACGAGGAGCTCAAGGACATCAAGAAGCAGGTGATCGCGCAGCACTGCAGCCAGAACCAATGGGACTGTGCCGCCGAGGTGCTGAAGGGCTTCAGCTTGTGGAGCCAggcggaggagctgcagaaggcCTTTAAGTACGCCGACCACGAGAAGACCGATTACGGTGAGTGGATGGAAACCGGCCTCAATCCTAATTTAAATTGGTCAATCATGCGTTTTTGAGTAAGCAAAGTGCTTTTGTTGTCCTCCTCAGACCTGGAAAAGAAGAGGAATTCGTCAACCCACATTTCCCAGCTTCCTACTGAAATCATGCTGAGGCTCTTCCAGTATTTGGGCCCCGAACACCTGTGTCGCTGCAGTCAGGTGTGCAGCTCCTGGTCCGACTTGGCCAAGACCGGCTCCCTGTGGAGACACCTGTACCCCGTCCACTGGGCCAGAGGTACGCCGGTGCTGTGGAACTAAATATGGTCCACTCGGCCCAATGAGGCTTGACTGCATTTAAGTAGGTGGTGGTGGTAAAGATTCCCTCTTCTGTAGGTGATTATTACAGAGGCCCCCCGGGGGACCTGGACCAGGAGCCGGATGACGAGTGGGTGAAGAGTCTGCAGAACGAGGGGCGGGCCTATCAGGAGTGGGACGAGGACGCCGACGTCGACGAGTCTGGTGAGCCAAGTTCTTCcttcttaatgtttgtttatggTGAAGCATCGTGACTTTTATCTTTAGATCAGCCTCTGAAATGAGTTTTACAGATAATTCATCTTATGGGGTGGAATTTGCTTCTtggcatttttgtctttttgtaccAAAGAGGCTGTCGTTAACCTGCACAATGCAGAAAACTAACTAGACCTCAAATTGGATGCTAATGCAGACATGAAGGTAGAAATAATCATTTAtttagtaaataaatacatttataaaaatatttttattattattttatataaatatttgtatttacaaaGTGCTTCACAGTAAACCCATACAAGCAAATAACTTCTAAAACGACTAAACGTTAGCGTAGCCAAAGactcatctttatcatcatcatcatcatcattattattattattattattaataatagtcCCTGTTCTTTCACTGTCTCTACAGACGAGTCGAGCCTCACAACGAGCTCCCTGGCGATCGACACCGCTCAGCGGGAGAAGAGGCTTCTGGACGGGATCATCCAGAACCTTCTCCCGGCCGTGGGCCCGTCCGTCAGGTCCATCGTTCTGGCGTACAGCTCTACGGTCTCGAGTAAAATGGTACagaatctctttttttgtgactCTCTAATCTCTCAGATTGTGTAAATCCCGTCTGAGCTGCGATGTGTTTATGGCCTCTTGTCAGCTGCGCCAGATCCTCAGCCTCTGCCCCAACATCACTCACCTGGACCTGACCCAGACCGATGTGACCGATTGTGCGTTTGACAGGTGAATATCAGAAGTCCTCCCGGTCCGTTGTATTTATCTTACGCCCCGTGGGGGGGGTGGAACTCACggccgctgctcctcctcctctttcagctGGTCGTCTCTCGGCGCTTGTCTCTCCCTGGAGCACCTGGATCTGTCGGGGTGCGAGAAGATCACCGACCACACCCTGAAGAAGCTCTCCGTGGGGCTCGGCGacctcacctcctccagctgcttcgACCGGCGCTCGGACCGGCGGGCCAAGCTCCTCAAGAGCTCCCCCATCGCCATCACGCTGACGGAGGAGAGGAACCTGCATCCGGCGGAGGCgccgtggcggcggcggcggcgccagGCCCTCGTTTTCAAGCCGGGGGCCGACCGCCCCCCGACGCAAGTGTGGGTCCTGAGCCCCTCGGACCTCGCCGACATCGAGGACGCGGCGGAGTGGGGCCGGCGCGGCGGGGTGTCCGTCCCCGTGGAGACGCAGCTGGAGGGGAGCtcgtgctgctgcaggagcagcgGCGGGAGGCGCGGCGGGCACAGGACCGGCTCCGGCGCCTCCTTCCTGCATCAGCAGTACGCCAGCGTGCCGGGGGAAATGTTCTGCGGTCACTCCACCTGCTGCGCCGGCGACGCGCCCCTCAGGACTTTTGCCGGGCCGCGGCGCGAGCCCGGCGCCAGCAGGAGCGGCGCCGCAGAGTTTCGGACTAAATGCTCCTCTTTCGGGGGCCTGCGGTGCCCGGAGCGGGACAACAGGACTGAGCGGTCCGAGGCCACGCGCCCGCTGAGGTTTCTCAGTCTCTCCGGATGTTATCAAGTCACAGACCTGGGCCTGAGGTAAACATCCTTTTACGCCTCTAAACAGTACGAGATGTCGGCGTGATGAATGACGTCGTCTTTGATCACGCTGAGAAAAACGTGTTTTTGATCGGCTTCCTTTTTCTAAAACCACATTTAGTGgtgtgttgttgtcgttgttgttgttgttgcggtgCAGCGGCCAAACTCGTGTTTGTCTTATCTTTGTAAACTCTGGAAATCTTCGTCACGCAGTCAACTGAAAATGAAGAATTTTCCGATTGGGTTCCCATCGGATGTTTTTGAGAGAACGATGTTGTGCCAAACGTTACCATGGATCACGGTGCGCACGTTGCTACACCtgtaaccgtgtgtgtgtgtgtgtgtgtgttttagggccGTGTCGCAGCGGGGAGGGCTTCCTTTCCTGGAGCATCTCAACTTGTCGGGCTGCCTCTTCATCACTGAGGTGGGGCTGCGGGAACTGGTGTCCGCCTGTCCTTCCCTCAATGACGAGCACTTCTATTACTGCGACAACATCAACGGTAACGAGTGACAGCAACCTGCGCCGTGTAAACAATCCCAGCGCTGCCTAAAGCTCCCGTTATTTTTTCCCGCAATTGACGCTGCCCAGAAAAAATGAGCTAATTATCATGTCCCGGAATTTCTGTAATGTGACTCCAAGTTGGTAAATAGTTCACTCGATTTCCCCCCCGGTAGACTTATAAATATCACTGATGGTTAGAGAAATAATCATGTATTTAAGAAGTGGACCTCATCATCACTATGTgacattttggttgttttgatGGGATGTTAAAAAGCATTTTGGCCTTTACCATCTTGTTTTCTGCAAccagtgaccatatttggactgtgGAGGACGTAGAGACTAATCACCTTGttgccccgccctaaagcgccccctgcttcatggtctatttgactctacacgggccatcatttactaaatgaccAAAGGGCTGTAGTGAAGAAGACTTCAATGTtgactgagggaataaatcaagagagaagtagtcattttctcagactTCTCTGGGACCAgacgccccctgctggtcaccaaagagaatgcagctttaacacatgatTCAGAGCTGGGGTGTTGCCTGCTgggacaaatgtgtttttcctttttttctggtgaactgtccctttttttttcttttttccaaccAATGTGAATTTGTCCCGATTTTAAAAGATGTTGTGAGCACTTTTATCTTAATGTGTTCCAGTTGTAACAATCTTCCCAGCTGCATAGCATGTGTCTTAGTGTAAGTAACAGGTGCTTCTGAGGTGGAAGGTAAGTAGGCATTACAGTAGCTGGTATGACGCCGTCAGTATTCACTTTAATTGTGTTTACGTATTTAAAACGTAGCGCTCTTTTATTCTAGTCTGTGTGTCCTGTAGCCCGTTGGATGAGCAGCGCGCTGTGTTTCTCTGCAGGTCCTCACGCCGACACGGCCAGCGGCTGCCAGAACCTGCAGTGTGGCTTCAGGGCCTGCTGCCGCTCCGGAGAGTGACCCGGCCTCCGGCGCCCTCCTCCAAGCAAATAATTACACCGCTCtcttattattgcactttatcCTGGGAATACCGGTTTCTGTAAATCTGTCACTTCAAAAATGTTTCTGGATGAAactgtaattattatttttttcctcttgtcattttcatttccatctATATTAAATGGGAATAATCTTCATaggaaaggaaaacacaaaggtGTAGTGATGGATTTGAAGTGTATATTCTCTTTTTCGTTgggttataaaaaaataaactagtgAAGCGTAACCAGCAAGTACTTTGTTTTCTGTGATCAAaccatgtttattttctcactGAGTTGGTTAATTCTTATTCTCCCTCTGCCATGTGCTCTGTAGTTTGATTTATCCTCTCAGCAACATGCGCTCATCATCAGTTAATAAACACGTTCATTTATCGGAGAGGAAAAATTAAAGCTGACGGTCAAAATGAACTTTGTTACTTTGACGATTGCTTCACTGTTGATGTTGACACGGTAACCATTCAATTAAGAAAAGGATGACCACCACGCGAAACCACCAACacagatttgatttgatttatttttttattttctatatgaCCTCCAATATTGAGGCAAATAAGTGGACCAATGTCCACGTGAGTCGGATTTTTAATACATGCATTTCACCGAAAGGGGAATAAAtccatataatatataataaatccAGAATAAAGACCTATATTCTGTTTGGGGAGCagaacataatatatatatataaaaaaaaaattgaccctacatattttgacttttttcacaatatttttttcccatgacatgactggaatgatcttagatggagcaacctacacgtccctgtcactaatgccaaatgccccaaatttctgtactttaaaccgtatctgggttcaaccctcaagggacatggtggctcttcctaaatccttttttagttttgggtaactgacatttataaaaaatcataatgggatattgccccagagacggattggtgcatcttggaggatcaaccatgcttttcatccttcctgcattggtaaaggctccttcttgcacccctacactaccagtcctggtcacattttggcaactttgattctcctatttaaccttgagcatgtgagttaaactttaaaactcttttaaatgctatttccacatctgggcttgaacccacagccttcaagtgcagtgcaggcttatgtcagcagctcttcctctgtgctacttcaccacacactaaccaaccctttgattgttgtatttaaccttgagattgctactcaaaactgaagtaaagccaaaggctcaaacccaagactgggcttgaacccacaacctacagggcaaggattgctactcaaacctcaaaactctttcaaagcagaagtgatgtctgcatgaaggggcatgaacccacaacctcagacagcaggttggagcctgcagcccttcagttgttcccttgtgctattcaagcacatgcctcattgggtccgtttctcatattagaccttgggattgtttactaaacctcaaaactgtttcaaagtttacagtttgaagccctgactgcaaccaaaccctccttctgagagagcaggtttgaactgaggatcctccacacttcagccttcctgctatctccctgcactgttccaccacacacctgttgatgcttttgaatccaacctcaattctcatagattctcaggctggaatccacaaccgttccataccgttataatagaattgcaggtcaagtaaagtcatataatggcatttctaataaagccctagttgatttcactacttttatgctgtgatccttatttcacttttttcgacatgtgtgctgaggcccgcgtgtgaattgagaggatccataccgactcccctatggatctaaaccagtctgagggtcctccttagctgagtggagaataaatcccggaagaaataaacacgttcgacacacggcaccttgaggagagagaatcaaatcccaaatgtggatcaggaaggtcagctttgatttcactagagacaccagaactcacgatgattcagtgtcactgtttaatttaaaaatgtatatatacataattttcatattttcattatttcaataATTAGCTATAATAAATGGTATTATATGTTTACAATTAAATATATCCAGTTATTATTGTGACTGCTATAGGATAACAACTAAAAGTATATAAAGGGTATTTAGTATAAGGGTTTCTATGGTCGCTGACGATTGGCTTGTGGTTGCTATGGGAAATGTCCACAGCAACAGTTAGGGGTGGAGACTCCATTCATCGTTTCCCCTGAAAGATGACGGACAGTTGTATAAACCAATCCACGATCGAGAACTGTGAAGGCGGCCAATGAAACCGGcgcaaaaagacagaaacataGTTAGATAGAGAGCGCACGGGCAGAAGCAAGTTACCAGAACCTTTGCGAGACAGCAGCGAAAAAAAGACTAATGGTAAGCCCAGTATTACTATATTGGCCCATTTAGATACCGCGAACTACAGCAGCGAGCTCCTTTAAACATGTCACGCATCCTTGCGTTAGCTGACACAACGTATATTTCACGCGGGGCGGTCTGCCATCTACGTGCGGTGTTAGCTGCTAATGTAacggtaacgttagctatgctGCTAGCGGGTCTGTTGTGTGCTGTCCAACGTCACAGCTAACACACATGAGCCATAGTGTGTATTCACAGGACGACACACAACTACCTCAAATAAATATGTGTTTGCACCAAAACTAGCTAACGTACGTTGTTACGATTCGGGGAAAGATACAAAATAACCACTTGCAATCGATTATTAGTAacacaattattatttattatttggcaTGCTTTAAAATTATGACATTGATGTTGAATCTGCGAAGGTAAGGAACAAAGTAGAAAATAATTTGCTTAACAAAGGTAGATTCCTACCGAATGTGAtagaaaaagctttaattgCTGCTCATTATATAACTGGTAGCGAAATATAATAACTTTCTTGACTGAAAAAACTGATGCTCACCTGGACAAGTTGGAGAAGACAGGTGTACACAATGGATAAAAAAAGCCCGATGGGCTCTCTTTGCAGACCCAGCACGAGGAGCCAGTCAATCCACTAACATGGACAAGTACGAAAAGGTGAAGAAAATTGGCGAAGGTTCATTCGGAAAGGCCATCCTCGTCAAATCCAAGCAGGATGGACACCAGTATGTCATCAAGGAGATCGGCATCTCAGCGGTAAGCTCCTGTGAGAGAAGCTACACAATCTGCACCCGTCACTGTTAACCTGAGCTCCCGCGCTGTCTCTCTGGTTCCGTATCTTTCTGCAGATGTCAAGTAAAGAGAGGCAGGAGTCCCGGAAAGAGGTCGCCGTCCTCGCCAACATGAGTCATCCCAACATTGTCCAGTATAAAGAGAGTTTTGAAGGTATCCGCTCAGTTCAAAGATCTCAGCCTTCGGCTGACGGAGCCACGGACAAAACCTCCTGACGTGAGGTGTGTATTATGACTTTTAAGAATCCCTTCTAACACGTTTCTCTTTAGAGGGGGGCTGCCTGTATATCGTGATGGATtactgtgagggtggagacctCTTCAAGAAGATCAACACTCAGAAAGGGGTTCTGTTCTCAGAAGAGCAGGTAAGCCACTGTTTGAGACAGTCATGAGCATATGGACTGAATTGAGAATATTAACTCCATACTTTAGTACCTCTTcttataaatgtatgtataaagacccttttaatgctttttttctatgTTGCTCAGTCCTTAGAATGAAAATGATGTTGATAAAGAGTGGATCCTGTATGATGTGCTTCTCCATCCTCTCTTCCTCAGATCTTGGATTGGTTTGTGCAGATTTGCCTGGCGCTGAAGCACGTGCATGATCGAAAAATCCTCCACAGGGACATCAAATCCCAGGTATTTCTTCTTCAAACCACCCCCTTTTCCTGCCGATTTGTCCTGTATTCACACGTCTGTCCGTACGTAGAACATATTTCTGACAAAAGACGGGACGGTGCAGCTCGGAGACTTTGGCATCGCGAGGGTGCTGAACAGGTGTGTTAAATGTCACCTGGCCGATCTCGATAGAGATCCGGGAAGAGTTGAGCATGATGGCGtccattctctccctctcagcacCGTGGAACTGGCGAGAACGTGCATCGGCACGCCGTACTACCTGTCGCCTGAGATCTGCGAAAACAAACCGTACAACAACAAAAGGTAGCGAGGGTTCTTGGTGTTTGTCTCACTCGTGGCGTGAATGAATATTTGGTAGTAACCCAGCACACTGCGAGTCGTGCAGGCAGGTTGTTGGCGTCCGGGGGGGATGTCTCGTCTCCGCTTTATTGAGTGAAGCTGCTTGTCTGTCACACGCAGCAGGATGCTGGTATTGATTTCCTCTTCAACTgctttaaatgtgtcatttaatccACTTCAGTTTAAACCGATGAAGTAAATTCGGCAGCAACTCAATGTCCATTTAAGAAGAGACATGACTGGTGtatacacaatttaaaaaagaacatttatagATATCCGCATGAATCTTCAGTTCTTTACGTGCGTTTCTTTAAACTGTGAAACATTTAATCTGAGCTAATTGTCATACAGAACATAAATGTTGAGCTCATCACTGACATTAAGAGGATTCTTTTTGGTATTATAGGTTTTCTGTAATGTTCTGTAATGGCATTATCTGATGGTAGATTTTAGAATTTAGAAGAAATCTAAAGACAAAGTAGATccataaatt
This is a stretch of genomic DNA from Pungitius pungitius chromosome 7, fPunPun2.1, whole genome shotgun sequence. It encodes these proteins:
- the fbxl5 gene encoding F-box/LRR-repeat protein 5 — protein: MAPFPDEVDVFTGPHWRMKQLVGLYCEKLSKTNFSNNNDFRSFLQSLCATFKEFKMHEQIENKYIIDLLQQRCCTVYNVHSDNKLSEMLSLFEKGLHNVKSEYEQLNYARQLKERLEAFTQDFLPHMKEEEEVFQPMLMQHFTYEELKDIKKQVIAQHCSQNQWDCAAEVLKGFSLWSQAEELQKAFKYADHEKTDYDLEKKRNSSTHISQLPTEIMLRLFQYLGPEHLCRCSQVCSSWSDLAKTGSLWRHLYPVHWARGDYYRGPPGDLDQEPDDEWVKSLQNEGRAYQEWDEDADVDESDESSLTTSSLAIDTAQREKRLLDGIIQNLLPAVGPSVRSIVLAYSSTVSSKMLRQILSLCPNITHLDLTQTDVTDCAFDSWSSLGACLSLEHLDLSGCEKITDHTLKKLSVGLGDLTSSSCFDRRSDRRAKLLKSSPIAITLTEERNLHPAEAPWRRRRRQALVFKPGADRPPTQVWVLSPSDLADIEDAAEWGRRGGVSVPVETQLEGSSCCCRSSGGRRGGHRTGSGASFLHQQYASVPGEMFCGHSTCCAGDAPLRTFAGPRREPGASRSGAAEFRTKCSSFGGLRCPERDNRTERSEATRPLRFLSLSGCYQVTDLGLRAVSQRGGLPFLEHLNLSGCLFITEVGLRELVSACPSLNDEHFYYCDNINGPHADTASGCQNLQCGFRACCRSGE